Within the Dolichospermum compactum NIES-806 genome, the region ATCATCAAAAGTTTGAAAATTAGCATTTTCCCAAATATAACTATGATGTAGCCAAGTTGTAAAACCCTGACTTTCTAAAATCGGTCGCCATTGTGGATCAACATAGAGAAAATGACAACCGGAAATCCGATTTTTCACACAAAAACTATCAATTTCATGAAGCATTAAAGCTGTAATTTCTTCCTCATCTTCTCCGGGAGTAATTAAAAAGCGATAGCCTTCAGCCGGGGTAAATGGAGTCATGCCGAGCAACTTTGGATAATACTCTATTCCTAACCGAGAAGCTAATTCTGCCCATTGATGATCAAAAACAAACTCCCCTTGGCTATGTCCTTTTAAATATAAAGGAGCAGCCGCAATTAAAGTTCTGTCTCGCCACAAAATCAAGTGATTTGGCAACCAACCAGTATTGGCTGTAACACTTTGAGATATTTCCAAATTGTGCAACCAATCCCATTCTAAAAAAGGGGTTTTTAACGGCATCGCTAAAGCATCCCATTCAGCTTGGGGAACATCAGCGATTGTGTGCGTCCACACAAGAGAATAATGGGGTTTGTGTTCTTTGATCATTGTGTATTTGTCCAGTAATTTAAGATTTACTTCTTACTCATGCTTGGGCGCACTACATTTCTGGGCGCAGGCCCTGCGCCCCTACTGGATTATTCTATAGTATAAAAATACTTCTTGCTCTATTGTGGATACTTCTAATAATTGTAACTTAGGAGCAAGATCAGCTAAAAATCCTGTTCCCTCGACAGGTGAAGGCGCAATACTACCACCTAAAATCAGTGGACAAATAGTTAACCAGATTTCATCAATTAAATTAGATTCTAGAAAAGATGCTACTAATTGTCCTCCTCCCAAAATAGCTAACCGGCTAATTTGTAACCTGGTTAAATATTTTAAAGCAGCCAAAATGTCAATTTCTTGGCTAGGAGTTTCAAAGACTAAAACTTCTTCAAACTCTGATCTTTCTTGCCAAAAATAAGCTCCCAGAGAGGTTGTGAGTAACCATCGTCTTACTGGTTGTTGAAAAAATTTAATATCCGGATTCAGGTTGCCTGAACGGGAAATCACTATATGAACTGGCTGGGGGTGCTGATTTGCTATTTTTCTTTGTTGCAAGAGTATTGTATCTGTGATGGTCATTGTTGTACCGTAGGCACGAAGAGTACCAGCACCAAATAAAACGGCATCAGATGCAGCAATTTGTTTCCCCATGTGTATTTTATCAGCCACTGAGCCAAATCGAGCAGGCGATCGCCTAAAATCTGCTATTTTGCCATCAGCACTCATGGCTAAAACTACTGTGGTATGAGGACGATGTTGCATCATTGCATTGCTCTGATATTTCTTCGTTGTGGATATATTTTCTCACAATCTATCACAATCAGACAAAGTTGAGAACTTTTATACCATTATCAGGAGTCAGGAGGAAGAAGAAGGAAGAAGAAGGAAGAAGAATTAGAAGGAGATAAGAATAGTCTCCAATTTAGGAAAGTGATAGCTAAATGAATAGTTTCAAAGCTTATTCCTTGCACATTATTTACATTTTATCGCTCTTAATTTATTGATTCATCAAGATCTTCGGTTTATTAAGCAAACCCTAATTAGTTTGATTTTTTGAAATTTTTAATTCTTACCTGTTATCTCTTGTTTTACTGAGAAATTGAAATTGATCGTAAACTTATCATCAACTAATAAAATGTCTCCTTTGGTTAGTGTAATTTTATATCTTTGTAATTGTCGTTTAAAGATGCGAAGTGAGACAAACAATGGCTAAATCTCGGCAATCGTCATTTCGACAAATTTTAGTAACAAGAATACTGCTGGTATTTGTCCCAGTTTTATTAGTAGGAGAAATGGTTGCCCTCAATAAAGCCCGTTCTAGTCTATTAAATACTGCTCGACAAAATCTAACAGAAAGTGCGGTTAACAAAGGAGAAAAAATTAGTGATGATATTGCCGCCTTGCGCTCCAATTTAATTACAGCCAGTCAGACAAAAGTAATTAAATCCGGTTCACCTTTCCAAATTGAACAATTTCTTAAACAGCTACAAAAACAACTACCAACTCAAATAGATTGTCTGCAATTCACCCACATTAAAAAAGGTGAAATAATTGCCAGTAGTTGTGGCATTCAAGAAATTACCCCATCCGGTTTATCTCCCACTGGTGATGATGTTGATATTCAATTCATATTACCATCTCAATCTGGAAAAACTGGTAAAAGAGACAAACAAAATCAACTACAATTATTTTTATCAATTCCTATCGCTAATCAACGTGGTAATTTAGCTTACCGATTAAGCATTAAAACTACATTGTATCAACAAAATCCCAATCATCCAGGCTCATTGACAGGTTTTTTAGTAGTCATTGCTGAAGATGGTAGAGTTTTAGCCCATCCATTCCCAGAAAGAATCGGTACTAATATTAAAAATTATGCCGATGTGGAAAGAATACAAGCCATAGTTAAAAATGCGTTAGGTGGCAGTAATAATTCTAGTAATTTATCCTTTGTTGAAGGACAGGAATTAGTTACAGGTTTTACAGCTACTACTAAACCTATCACCACAAAACCCTCACAAAGATGGATTGTTCTAGCAGTTACCAGTGTAGAAAATGCCCTATTTGGTTTAGAAGAAATTAAACTAATTCTGATTGTTTTAACAGTTGGTTTAATTGGTGCAAGTTTATTAGCATCATTTTATTTAGTTCCTTATTTAGCAGGTCCTGTGGAAGAACTCCGCGACTATGCTGTTAATCTTCATAGTCATCATGCAGCACAACCCATTCCGCGCAACTTCAAGATTCGGGAATTTAACCAATTAGCACAAGCATTAGATCAAATGGTAGAAAGACTCAAAGATTGGGCAGAAGAATTAGAAATTGCTTGGAAAGAAGCTAAATCAGCTAACCAAATCAAAAGCCAATTTCTCGCTACAACTTCCCATGAGTTAAGAAATCCCTTGAATATTATTATTAACTGTGTACGGTTAGTCCGTGATGATTTATGCGACAGTAGAGAAGAAGAATTAGAATTTCTCAAAAAAGCTGATGATACAGCAATTCATTTATTAAAGATAATTAATGATTTGCTAGATATTTCTAAAATAGAAGCTGGTAAACTTTCCGTAACTACAGTACCGCTGGATTTACGACAATTATTATTAGAGGTAATTAACTTACAATCAGTTAATGTCCAATATAAAGGACTGCAATTAATTTGTGATATAGGTGATAAACCTATTCCCATAAAATCTGATGCCATTAAACTTAAACAAGTGTTAATTAATATTATTGGTAATGCCACTAAATTCACTGATGAAGGTAGTATTCAAATTACCACAAATATTAATCAGCATCGGCATCATGTTTTAGTTTCCATCAAAGATACAGGAATTGGTATTGACCCAGGAGAACAAGGTAAACTATTTCGTCCTTTTGTCATGGTTGACGGTACAACTACGCGCAAGTTTGAGGGAACTGGATTGGGTTTAGCAATTTCTCGGAATTTAATTGAACTCATGGGTGGTAAAATCACCTTAGAGAGCTTAGGGTTAAATCAAGGAACAACAGTAATTATCAAATTACCTTTGATTGATCTTGCTTTATTACCTAATCCAGAAAAAAAAGATGTGGTCAGAAATAGAGTTAGGAGTTAATTCTGACTTTCAGAAATGTTCCGCAAATAATAAATTTAAAATTACAACCCTCCTAAAATGAAGCGACTTTTTTCAGGTATTTTTGTAGTGACAACCTTATTGCTAAGTCCTGGTTGTTCATCAAATACTAAGTCTACTGAAACACAGGTTTCACCTAGTATGATGACGCATCATGATGGACATTCTATGGGAAATATGAATCATGGAGATAATTCACAAATAACTACTAAGGTTAAATTAACTGCTCCGAAAAGTTTATCACCAAATCAACCGATTAATTTAGTTATTGATATTCAAGATACTACTGGAAAACCTGTGAATAAGTTTGACATTTTCCAAGAAAAAATCATGCACTTAATTGTTGTTAGTGATGATTTACGATCTTTTGCTCATATTCATCCCGAATATAAAGAAAATGGTCGCTTTGAAGTGACTGCAAATTTACCAGAATCAGGTAATTATACATTTTTCAGTGATTATAAACCTGCTGGAGATAAGGAAAATATCTCGTTAATGAATATGACAATTCCTGGGACAGTTCCTTTACCAAAAAATTTAGAAAAGTTCAGTAAAACTAAAACTATCTCAGATACTAAAGTCAATCTGAATATTTCTGAAAAAAATATTAAAGCTGGTCAAGCAGTAACTTTAAGTTTCGATTTAAAGGATCAAAAAAATCAATCTATTAAAGATTTACAACCATATTTGGGGGAAAAGGGACATTTAGTAATTATTAAAAGTTCGTCTCCTTTAACTACATCTGATTATATTCATGCACACGCAATGAAAGATTCTGCTGACGGAAAAGTTGAATTTCATACTCAGTTTCCCAAACCAGGAACATATAAAATGTGGATGCAATTTAATCGCAACGGACAAATCAAAACCGCAGATTTTTGGGTAAATGTAGAATAGAAAATCGTAGGTTGGGTTAAGCAACAGCGCAACCCAAAAACAATTTTAGACATCTCCAGAAATTCAATATGCGTAGCCCGAAACCTTTGTAGGGACAATTCATGAATTGTCCCTACATCTTTTTTGGAGATGTCTAAACAGGATCAAATATTCTGTGGAGTTCTCTTAACGATTTTGAACAATGTTGGGTTTCCTTGCGTCAACCAAACCTACAAAAATTAAATTAATATTCTCTTCCATAATAGGAGCGATAGAACCGTTATTTTTAACTTTGATCCGCTTGTACTAAAAAATCCTTTGGTGATAAAATAGGAATGTTTTGATAGCATTTAAGAGCCAATAAATCTTCATCTCCGGTAATAATCATATTAGCATTACCAGCAATAGCAAGTGAGAGAAATTTATCGTCTTTGGGATCTCGACAAACTTGCACATGATTGACAATATCAACTATCTCAGCCAGATTTTTTAGATATACAATAAATTTTTGCCGCTCTTCAAAACTGACATAATTATTAAATTTTTTCCTGGAAAGAACCATTTCTAATTCTGTAAGTGTTTCCGCAGAAACAAGAATGTGATGGAAATCAAAAGCATAACGAACTGCTTGAGAATTGATAGATTTGGGAGTTAGTAACCGACTCACAAAACAATTAGTGTCAATAACAATTCTTTGCTCAATCATCACTTTCAAGCATTTCCTTGAGCTTTTCTTCTGTCATACCTTTTACTTCGGCATTTTTACCAACTTGATCACAAAATCCATGAAACTCATTTTTTAGCAATTTAGTTAATCTTTGATACTCTAAGACAGATAGCACTACAACTAAATCTTGTTCCTGACGCTGAATGGTTATTGGTTCTTTTTGAGCTTTATCTAAAAATTCTGTAAAATTTTGTTTTGCTTCTGTGGCAGATAAATAAATCATAATATACCTCCTTTCTTTTTATCATAACTCAAACTGGTTATTCGACGTGATTAAATAAATTCCCATTTCTAAGATTAAAAATAAACATCCTGTAAATCATTAAATCCTGTAAATCCTGATTCAGGTAAACGTTTATATAGCATTGTCAAAGGCTATCAGAATTCATTCTGAGGCGGACTCGGACGCAAGGAAACCCAACATTTATACATACATTTTCCGTTGGGTTTTGTTCCTCAATCAAAAATTAAAAAGGTGGTAATTCCTTCAGAATCGTAAACCGAATATGGTTAATAGCTAAGTCACCTAGTGAAATCTCTTCTTTTGTTAAGCGGATACCATTTCTGCTTAAGGTTTCAAAGGTGATACCTTTACCAATTTCGATGTGATACCAACATAAGCCCATGAAGAACCGTGTCGGGTATGGACCACCTTCTTCAAGATCATCAGGATTAGATTCCATTGGCAACCAACCAATTCCGGGAATATAAAACTCTAACCAAACATGATTAAAATCCGGTTGGAGAGGAACGCCTTGATGTTCAGCATAGACGGGACATTTATATCTACCAACGGTGCGACAAGGAATACCATTGAGACGACAAAGTGCTAGTAGTACACCTACATATTCTCCACAAGAACCTGTACCCCGATCTAGAGCAATATCAGGTGAGTCAATATGGGGTTTAATGGCATAGGACAATTGATCATAGACATAGTTACGGATACTGTACATTTTCCGTAATATGTTAGTTTCCGAACCAACTGCTGTCCGGGCTGCACGGATGACAATATCGGTATCCATTGCTAAATCGTCATCATCTACCAGATAGCGGGTTTTTAATTCTGGTGACAGTTCTGGAACATCTTCGACATCTTTAGGAGTGATGCGATGTTTAATGCCACGTACTTCTACTAATGCCTTCCAGCCAAATATATGACGTTCACCGGGGGCAAGGCTATCAAATTGAAATACGGCTACTCTTTGTCCGTCAATGATTTCTTCAGTGAAAGGTAAACCAATATGTTCAACTTGTTGGACTTTTTGCCTTTCTGTTTCTGAGGGGAGGGCAATGCGCCATTCTATATCGGCTAAGTAAACTTCATCAAGGGGGGAAATCTCCTCAAGATATGACATTTCTATGAGATAGCCATTGGAAAGGGCGTAGCGTTTATCCTCCTGGTAATGATATTGTAGGGAATGAATGAATGTGCGATCGCGGTAGGTTAATTCAAAACAAGGGTCAGCGTTGGGATTATCCCGAATATAAGGTTCTTCGCTGGAGTATGCCACATAAATACGATCTTTGCCTGTATCATCCTGTCCGTAAACCGCGATACCTGTAGGAGAATCAAAAGGCGTGAGAACACTAAAACGGACTTCTCCAGTTGCCCTATCCATAGAGTAAACTGTTTGTTCCGTGCGATCGCATACCCACAAAGTTTCTTTACTAACTGCTAAATTTTGTATACCGACACCAGGGGCATAAAATCTGGTGATTTCCTTGCGGGTGTCTCGATTAAAAATCAAAATATAGCCAAGTCTTTGGCAACTAACATAAACGGCAGATTCCCAAACGGCCACACCATCAGCAGGATAGGGTAAAGTCACAAAATGCTCTAACCCTAAAGATGCCAATTTACATAAATAGACACTGTTCCCACGAGTCACCCAAAGATCATCTTCCCACAGGGCTAAACCGGTAACTTCTTGAAATTCGCGGACTTGGTGGGGATTGATAATTTTGCTGTTATCGGTAAGGGGGTCAATTTCTAATAAATGACCTTTAACCGTATCAATAGCAATAAGTCTATCTTTAATGGAAGCAATACCGTAGAGGGTAGCAGCAGTAACTGGTCTGATTATTTTTTGCCCAAACATCTGGCTCACCGTCAAACTAGGTAGTGGAACACTCATAAATTATTATTTATTAACAACAGTTGCTATAGAGAAAGGAGTCAGGAGTATGGTTAACGCCACGCTGCGCTATCAGGAGTCCAAGAGTCAGGAAGAAGAAAATGACAACTGACAACTGACAACTGACTAATTCCACATTTTCGGACATCACTAAATTATGATCGAATTTTGTAACCATTTCCTGTAACCTACACGATGTCTGCTCATTCTTTACCTGAATCTACCCACCTCTGGCATGGTTTGGAAGTTGAAAAAGCTTTAGAAATGCTTGATAGTGACGCAAACAGCGGCTTAACCTCCCAAGAAGTTGAACAGCGTCGTCAGAAGTATGGACTCAATGAACTCGAAGAAAATGGCGGTCGTAGCCCTTGGCAAATTCTGCTAGATCAGTTTACCAATATCATGTTATTGATGCTGATTGCCGTTGCCCTTATTTCTGGCTTTTTGGATTTACTGGCTTTGACTGGGGGGACATTAAAACCCGGTGAAGTGCCATTTAAAGACACAATTGCCATTATGGCTATAGTTATCCTCAATGGTATTTTGGGCTATGTGCAAGAAAGCCGGGCCGAAAAAGCTCTAGCAGCCTTGAAAAAACTGTCTTCTCCCTCAGTGCGAGTCCTTCGTGACGGTAAACTGGGGGATGTGGCGGCTAAGGAGCTAGTACCGGGGGATGTGATGCTGCTGGAAGCGGGTGTACAAATAGCTGCTGATGGTCGCTTAATAGAACAGTCTAATTTACAAGTACGAGAGTCGGCTCTCACCGGTGAAGCCGAAGCTGTCAATAAGCAAGCCATACTTACACTACCAGAAGATGCACCATTAGGCGATCGCCTCAATTCAGTTTTTCAAGGTACGGAAGTCCTCCAAGGTCGGGCGAAGGTACTGGTAACTGACACCGGAATGCGAACAGAACTAGGCAAAATTGCCGCCATGTTGCAATCTGTGGACGGTGAACCTACGCCTTTACAGCAACGCATGACCCAATTGGGTAATGTTCTAGTCAGTGGTTCTTTAATTCTTGTAGCCATAGTAGTTGGTGGTGGACTAATTCATGATCTAACTAAAGGAATAGGTTGGAAGAATTTACAAGAACTGGTAGAAGTTTCTTTAAGTATGGCGGTGGCGGTAGTTCCTGAAGGTTTACCTGCGGTAATCACCGTGACTCTGGCTTTGGGAACTCAGCGTATGGTCAAGCATCACGCTTTAATTCGCAAACTCCCAGCCGTAGAAACTCTTGGTTCTGTAACTACTATTTGTTCTGATAAAACCGGAACTCTAACTCAAAATAAAATGGTGGTACAGTCGGTGTACACCAATAATTCTACCTTTCGCGTCACTGGAGAGGGTTATACTCCCATTGGCGATTTTCAGTTAAATGGTGAAAAAGCCAGTTTAGATGAGTGTCCAGAAATTTCTGCTTTGCTTGTTTCCTGTGCGGTTTGTAATGATGCTGTTTTGCAACAACAACAAGGAGTATGGGCGATTTTAGGCGACCCCACAGAAGGGGCTTTAGTTACCTTGGCAGGAAAAGCCGGAATTGAACAAGACCAATGGAGTAGTAAATTACCTCGTGTCGCAGAATTTCCCTTTTCTTCAGAACGGAAGCGCATGAGTGTGATTTGTCAACTAGAAGCTGTAGCGACTGGTGATACTTCTTTAACCGCCATTGACCCAGCCATTGCTGGTTTTGTGGAATCGGAACAATACCTGATGTTCACCAAGGGTTCACCAGAATTAACTTTGGAAAGGTGTACAAAAATCCATTTAGGTAATCACTCGATTCCTATCAGTGACGAACACCGCAGCCAAATTTTGGTAGCTAATGACCAAATGGCGGGTAAAGGTTTACGGGTCTTAGGTTTTGCTTATAAACCTTTGGCTGAAGTTCCCCCAGATGGTTCAGAGGATACATCTGAAGTAGATTTGGTTTGGTTGGGGTTGGTGGGAATGCTAGACGCGCCTCGTCCAGAGGTGAGGGCGGCTGTGCAAGAATGTCGCCACGCGGGAATCCGTCCCATTATGATTACTGGCGACCATCAATTAACTGCTCAAGCGATCGCTATTGATTTAGGAATTGCCCAAGAAGGTGATAGAGTCCTCACTGGTAAGGAATTACAACTCCTCAGTGACCAAGAATTAGAAACACAGGTTGACTTAGTGAGTATTTACGCTAGAGTCTCCCCTGAACATAAATTAAGAATTGTCCAAGCTTTGCAACGTCGCGGGCGATTTGTGGCTATGACAGGCGATGGTGTGAATGATGCTCCTGCCCTCAAACAAGCTGATATAGGCATTGCCATGGGCATCACAGGTACAGATGTGAGCAAAGAAGCCAGCGACATGATCCTCCTTGATGATAACTTCGCCACCATAGTTGCTGCCACGAAGGAAGGTAGAGTTGTTTATACCAATATTCGCCGCTTTATTAAATACATTTTGGGTAGTAATATTGGGGAAGTTCTCACCATTGCGGCTGCGCCATTATTAGGATTGGGTGGCGTTCCCTTGAGTCCTTTGCAAATTCTCTGGATGAATTTGGTGACAGACGGTTTACCGGCTTTAGCATTAGCTGTAGAACCACCAGAACCTGATGTAATGCAGCGTCCCCCCTTTAGTCCTCGTGAAAGTATTTTTGCTAGGGGTTTGGGTTCTTACATGATTCGCATTGGGATTGTTTTCGCTGTGATTACAATTATCCTCATGGAATGGGCCTACCATCATTCTCATGCAGCCGGGTATCAAGGACATGAAGATACTTGGAAGACAATGGTATTTACTTCATTATGTCTAGCGCAAATGGGTCATGCGATCGCCATTCGCTCTAATAATAGACTTACCATCGAAATGAATCCTTTTTCTAATCCCTTTGTCTTGGGGTCAGTCATTGTCACCACGATTTTGCAATTGATGTTAATTTATGTTCCACCCCTGCAAAGTTTCTTTGGTACTCATGCACTCAGTTTACAAGAATTAGCAATTTGTATTGGTTTCAGTGCTTTAATGTTTGTCTGGATTGAAGGGGAAAAGATATTCTTCCGCTTTATGGGTAAAAAAAGCGTTTAATTGGTAAATTGTCAGAATCAGGATTTACAGGATTTGAATATTAACAGGATTTAATTTCATGATCTTTGTATTTTTCATCCTGTTTATCCCTTAATCTTAAATATCCTGATTCTGACATTATGTATCTAAAAATCAACTTAGACGAGATCAGAAAACCCTTTGGGTGTGGGTACAATTCTAGCATTAATTAGGAGATAGCTATCATGGGTGAATCCAAACGGAGAAAACATCAAGATCCCAACTACGGGAAAGTTAAAAATCCTGTCAAAAATCTCATGAAAGTTTTTTGCCCATTCTTTGAAGATTACGATAATTTATCTCATCTCGATGCTGACAGTATATCGTTGATGATAGCTAAACAGGGGTACAAAGAAACGGGTTTGAAAGGAATAATTGTCAAAGGATATCTCGCTGAACATTTATTAAAAGACTATCCTCCTGAATCTGAATTAGTCCAAGCTTTCAAACAACATGGAAATATTTATGTTACTTCAACATTAGCCTTAGCTTATTTGGAGAATGATATGAATAAAGAGGAAAATCTCAGAAATTTTGATACATATAACCCATTAAATGACTTTATATGTCTTAAAAGCGATTCTGAAAAGTACCAAGTAAGTTTGGTAACAGGATCTTAAAATAATTTTCTCATCTCCCAAAAAATCCCCAAAAAATCCCCGACTTCTGAAAATAATTTTCTCATCTTAAGAATAACTTATTATAGAAATCGGGGATTTTGAATCCTTAGCCATTATGTACTTAAAAACTTTACACCTCAAACAATTTCGGAATTACCAAAACCAAAAAGTTGAGTTTAATGCAGCTAAAACAATTTTAGTAGGTAATAATGCTCAAGGAAAATCGAACTTGTTAGAGGCTGTAGAGTTATTGGCAACATTGCGATCGCACCGGATGACACGCGATCGTGATTTAATTAAGGAAGGTGAATCTACCGCCCAAATTCATGCCACCCTAGACCGGATTCATAGCCATAGCGATTTAACTCTCACCTTCCGTCGTCAAGCCCGTCGCACCGTCGCCATAAACGGGCAAATAGTCCCCAGACAAATGGACTTTCTCGGTGTTCTCAATGCAGTAGAGTTTTCTAGTTTAGATTTAGAATTGGTGCGTGGTAGTCCAGAAGGTCGTCGTAACTGGTTAGATACACTCTTGATTCAATTAGAACCAGTTTATGCTCACATTTTGCACCAATATCACCAAGTTTTACGCCAACGCAATGCTTTTTTAAAACTTTATGTAAATACATCAGAAAAATCTCTACAATCAGAATTAGCTATCTGGGATGCACAATTAGTAACTGCTGGTACAAGGGTAATTATGAGAAGAAATAGAGCTATTCAACGACTAGCTCCTATAGCTTCTGCATGGCACGCTAGTATTAGTGGAGCATCCGAAATTCTGCAAATCAATTATGCTGCCAATATTCCCCTAGAAAAAAACTCTCCTCAAGAATTACAAGCAGCCTTTTTTGCTAAACTTCAACAAAGAGCAGTTGCAGAATCACATCGAGGGATAACGTTAGTCGGACCACACCGTGATGAAATAGAACTAATTATTAATCAAACTCCTGCCCGTCAATATGGTTCTCAAGGTCAACAAAGAACATTAGTTTTAGCTTTAAAGTTAGCAGAATTACAATTAATTGAAGAAGTTATTAATGAACCACCTTTACTATTATTAGATGATGTCTTAGCTGAATTAGATCCATCTCGCCAAAATCAATTACTTGATGCTATTCAAGACCGATTTCAAACCTTGATTACTACCACTCATTTGAGCGTTTTTGACTCTCAATGGTTGAAATCCTCCCAGATTTTATATGTAAATGCTGGGAAAATATCAGAAAATGGTAATTGGTAATTGGTAATTTTTGTTCTTCCTTCTTCATTCTTTCTTATTTCTTATTTATC harbors:
- a CDS encoding RibD family protein; the encoded protein is MMQHRPHTTVVLAMSADGKIADFRRSPARFGSVADKIHMGKQIAASDAVLFGAGTLRAYGTTMTITDTILLQQRKIANQHPQPVHIVISRSGNLNPDIKFFQQPVRRWLLTTSLGAYFWQERSEFEEVLVFETPSQEIDILAALKYLTRLQISRLAILGGGQLVASFLESNLIDEIWLTICPLILGGSIAPSPVEGTGFLADLAPKLQLLEVSTIEQEVFLYYRIIQ
- a CDS encoding sensor histidine kinase translates to MAKSRQSSFRQILVTRILLVFVPVLLVGEMVALNKARSSLLNTARQNLTESAVNKGEKISDDIAALRSNLITASQTKVIKSGSPFQIEQFLKQLQKQLPTQIDCLQFTHIKKGEIIASSCGIQEITPSGLSPTGDDVDIQFILPSQSGKTGKRDKQNQLQLFLSIPIANQRGNLAYRLSIKTTLYQQNPNHPGSLTGFLVVIAEDGRVLAHPFPERIGTNIKNYADVERIQAIVKNALGGSNNSSNLSFVEGQELVTGFTATTKPITTKPSQRWIVLAVTSVENALFGLEEIKLILIVLTVGLIGASLLASFYLVPYLAGPVEELRDYAVNLHSHHAAQPIPRNFKIREFNQLAQALDQMVERLKDWAEELEIAWKEAKSANQIKSQFLATTSHELRNPLNIIINCVRLVRDDLCDSREEELEFLKKADDTAIHLLKIINDLLDISKIEAGKLSVTTVPLDLRQLLLEVINLQSVNVQYKGLQLICDIGDKPIPIKSDAIKLKQVLINIIGNATKFTDEGSIQITTNINQHRHHVLVSIKDTGIGIDPGEQGKLFRPFVMVDGTTTRKFEGTGLGLAISRNLIELMGGKITLESLGLNQGTTVIIKLPLIDLALLPNPEKKDVVRNRVRS
- a CDS encoding putative toxin-antitoxin system toxin component, PIN family, whose amino-acid sequence is MIEQRIVIDTNCFVSRLLTPKSINSQAVRYAFDFHHILVSAETLTELEMVLSRKKFNNYVSFEERQKFIVYLKNLAEIVDIVNHVQVCRDPKDDKFLSLAIAGNANMIITGDEDLLALKCYQNIPILSPKDFLVQADQS
- a CDS encoding type II toxin-antitoxin system Phd/YefM family antitoxin, whose protein sequence is MIYLSATEAKQNFTEFLDKAQKEPITIQRQEQDLVVVLSVLEYQRLTKLLKNEFHGFCDQVGKNAEVKGMTEEKLKEMLESDD
- a CDS encoding transglutaminase domain-containing protein → MSVPLPSLTVSQMFGQKIIRPVTAATLYGIASIKDRLIAIDTVKGHLLEIDPLTDNSKIINPHQVREFQEVTGLALWEDDLWVTRGNSVYLCKLASLGLEHFVTLPYPADGVAVWESAVYVSCQRLGYILIFNRDTRKEITRFYAPGVGIQNLAVSKETLWVCDRTEQTVYSMDRATGEVRFSVLTPFDSPTGIAVYGQDDTGKDRIYVAYSSEEPYIRDNPNADPCFELTYRDRTFIHSLQYHYQEDKRYALSNGYLIEMSYLEEISPLDEVYLADIEWRIALPSETERQKVQQVEHIGLPFTEEIIDGQRVAVFQFDSLAPGERHIFGWKALVEVRGIKHRITPKDVEDVPELSPELKTRYLVDDDDLAMDTDIVIRAARTAVGSETNILRKMYSIRNYVYDQLSYAIKPHIDSPDIALDRGTGSCGEYVGVLLALCRLNGIPCRTVGRYKCPVYAEHQGVPLQPDFNHVWLEFYIPGIGWLPMESNPDDLEEGGPYPTRFFMGLCWYHIEIGKGITFETLSRNGIRLTKEEISLGDLAINHIRFTILKELPPF
- a CDS encoding cation-translocating P-type ATPase, which gives rise to MSAHSLPESTHLWHGLEVEKALEMLDSDANSGLTSQEVEQRRQKYGLNELEENGGRSPWQILLDQFTNIMLLMLIAVALISGFLDLLALTGGTLKPGEVPFKDTIAIMAIVILNGILGYVQESRAEKALAALKKLSSPSVRVLRDGKLGDVAAKELVPGDVMLLEAGVQIAADGRLIEQSNLQVRESALTGEAEAVNKQAILTLPEDAPLGDRLNSVFQGTEVLQGRAKVLVTDTGMRTELGKIAAMLQSVDGEPTPLQQRMTQLGNVLVSGSLILVAIVVGGGLIHDLTKGIGWKNLQELVEVSLSMAVAVVPEGLPAVITVTLALGTQRMVKHHALIRKLPAVETLGSVTTICSDKTGTLTQNKMVVQSVYTNNSTFRVTGEGYTPIGDFQLNGEKASLDECPEISALLVSCAVCNDAVLQQQQGVWAILGDPTEGALVTLAGKAGIEQDQWSSKLPRVAEFPFSSERKRMSVICQLEAVATGDTSLTAIDPAIAGFVESEQYLMFTKGSPELTLERCTKIHLGNHSIPISDEHRSQILVANDQMAGKGLRVLGFAYKPLAEVPPDGSEDTSEVDLVWLGLVGMLDAPRPEVRAAVQECRHAGIRPIMITGDHQLTAQAIAIDLGIAQEGDRVLTGKELQLLSDQELETQVDLVSIYARVSPEHKLRIVQALQRRGRFVAMTGDGVNDAPALKQADIGIAMGITGTDVSKEASDMILLDDNFATIVAATKEGRVVYTNIRRFIKYILGSNIGEVLTIAAAPLLGLGGVPLSPLQILWMNLVTDGLPALALAVEPPEPDVMQRPPFSPRESIFARGLGSYMIRIGIVFAVITIILMEWAYHHSHAAGYQGHEDTWKTMVFTSLCLAQMGHAIAIRSNNRLTIEMNPFSNPFVLGSVIVTTILQLMLIYVPPLQSFFGTHALSLQELAICIGFSALMFVWIEGEKIFFRFMGKKSV
- the recF gene encoding DNA replication/repair protein RecF (All proteins in this family for which functions are known are DNA-binding proteins that assist the filamentation of RecA onto DNA for the initiation of recombination or recombinational repair.); amino-acid sequence: MYLKTLHLKQFRNYQNQKVEFNAAKTILVGNNAQGKSNLLEAVELLATLRSHRMTRDRDLIKEGESTAQIHATLDRIHSHSDLTLTFRRQARRTVAINGQIVPRQMDFLGVLNAVEFSSLDLELVRGSPEGRRNWLDTLLIQLEPVYAHILHQYHQVLRQRNAFLKLYVNTSEKSLQSELAIWDAQLVTAGTRVIMRRNRAIQRLAPIASAWHASISGASEILQINYAANIPLEKNSPQELQAAFFAKLQQRAVAESHRGITLVGPHRDEIELIINQTPARQYGSQGQQRTLVLALKLAELQLIEEVINEPPLLLLDDVLAELDPSRQNQLLDAIQDRFQTLITTTHLSVFDSQWLKSSQILYVNAGKISENGNW